Proteins encoded together in one Luteimonas fraxinea window:
- a CDS encoding phytoene desaturase family protein, with product MSARRDDCDVLVVGGGHNGLVCAAYLAGAGLRVRVLERRGVVGGAAVTEEFHPGFRNSLASYTVSLLNPKVIADLRLAQHGLRVVERPYSNFLPLPDGRAFRLGGPDGAAELARWSPRDAARLPEYYAMLDRVVVVLRALMHATPPNVSDRFVLADWLNSLTVARQLKSLDMRGRRDLLDLFSKSAGELLDDWFECEPLKAALGWDSIVGNFASPYTPGSAYVLLHHVFGEVNGKSGVWGHAIGGMGAISDAIATECRARGVVIDTDADVAQVLVENGRAVGVALVDGRTLRAGVVASNLNPKLLYTRLVAPEHLDEDTTARIRRYRCGSGTFRMNVALSELPDFRAAPGTTLQPHHQSGILIGDSLGYFERAYFDAKSREHNPGWARAPVVELVISSTLDDSLAPPGQHVASLFCQHVNPVIEDADGGWDAHRDTVAQLMIDTVDAQAPNFARSVLGYDALTPFDLERRLGLIGGDIFHGALGPDQLFSARPLLGQGNYRGALGGLYLCGSGSHPGGGVTGLPGRNAAREILRDLRRGPRP from the coding sequence ATGAGCGCCCGCCGCGACGACTGCGATGTGCTGGTCGTCGGCGGCGGCCACAACGGACTGGTCTGCGCGGCGTATCTCGCGGGCGCGGGCTTGCGCGTGCGCGTACTGGAACGTCGCGGCGTCGTCGGTGGCGCGGCCGTCACCGAAGAATTCCATCCGGGCTTCCGCAACTCGCTGGCGAGCTACACCGTCAGCCTGCTCAATCCGAAGGTGATCGCGGACCTGCGGCTGGCGCAGCACGGCCTGCGCGTGGTCGAGCGGCCGTACTCGAATTTCCTGCCGCTGCCCGACGGTCGTGCATTCCGTCTGGGCGGACCCGACGGCGCCGCTGAACTCGCGCGCTGGTCGCCGCGCGATGCGGCGCGTCTGCCCGAGTATTACGCGATGCTCGATCGCGTGGTCGTCGTGCTGCGTGCGCTGATGCATGCGACGCCGCCTAACGTCAGCGACCGCTTCGTACTCGCCGACTGGCTCAACTCGCTGACCGTCGCGCGGCAGCTGAAATCGCTGGACATGCGCGGCCGCCGCGACCTGCTCGATCTGTTCTCCAAATCCGCCGGCGAACTGCTCGACGACTGGTTCGAATGCGAACCGCTGAAGGCCGCGCTGGGCTGGGATTCGATTGTCGGCAATTTCGCCAGTCCCTACACGCCAGGCTCGGCCTACGTGCTGCTGCATCACGTGTTCGGCGAGGTCAACGGCAAGAGCGGCGTCTGGGGTCACGCGATCGGTGGCATGGGCGCAATCAGCGATGCGATCGCGACCGAGTGCCGCGCGCGTGGCGTGGTGATCGATACCGATGCGGACGTGGCGCAGGTGCTGGTCGAGAACGGTCGCGCGGTCGGCGTCGCACTCGTCGACGGACGCACACTGCGCGCGGGCGTGGTGGCGTCCAACCTCAATCCGAAGCTGCTCTACACGCGTCTGGTCGCACCCGAACATCTCGACGAGGACACCACCGCGCGCATCCGCCGCTACCGCTGCGGATCCGGAACGTTCCGAATGAATGTCGCCCTGTCGGAACTGCCGGATTTCCGCGCAGCACCGGGCACGACGCTGCAGCCGCATCATCAGAGCGGCATCCTGATCGGCGATTCGCTCGGCTATTTCGAGCGCGCGTACTTCGATGCGAAATCGCGCGAACACAATCCCGGCTGGGCGCGCGCGCCGGTCGTGGAACTGGTGATCTCGTCGACGCTCGACGACAGCCTCGCGCCGCCCGGCCAGCACGTCGCCAGCCTGTTCTGCCAGCACGTCAATCCGGTGATCGAGGACGCCGACGGCGGCTGGGACGCGCACCGCGACACCGTCGCGCAACTGATGATCGACACGGTGGATGCGCAGGCGCCGAACTTCGCGCGCAGCGTGCTCGGCTATGACGCGCTGACGCCTTTCGATCTGGAACGCCGGCTCGGCCTCATCGGCGGCGACATCTTCCACGGCGCGCTGGGCCCGGACCAGTTGTTCAGCGCACGGCCGCTGCTCGGGCAGGGGAACTATCGCGGTGCGCTGGGCGGCCTATACCTCTGTGGCTCCGGCTCGCACCCGGGTGGCGGCGTCACCGGACTCCCAGGGCGCAACGCCGCGCGCGAGATCCTGCGCGACTTGCGGCGCGGCCCAAGACCCTGA
- a CDS encoding GNAT family N-acetyltransferase — protein MALHSPPESIHALDLSGLRAPGVSFWGAWRGDALAGCGALKDLGNGHGELKSMRTDAAHLRQGVASAMLAHLMATARAQGWQRLSLETGTAAAFAPAHVLYARQGFAPCGPFGDYIDDPFSTFMTRTLDD, from the coding sequence ATGGCCTTGCACTCGCCGCCCGAAAGCATCCACGCGCTGGATCTGTCCGGGCTGCGCGCGCCGGGCGTGTCGTTCTGGGGTGCCTGGCGCGGCGATGCGCTGGCCGGCTGCGGCGCGCTGAAGGATCTCGGCAACGGGCATGGCGAACTCAAATCGATGCGCACCGACGCCGCGCACCTCCGCCAGGGCGTCGCATCAGCAATGCTCGCGCACCTGATGGCCACGGCGCGCGCGCAGGGCTGGCAGCGGCTGAGCCTGGAGACCGGTACCGCCGCCGCGTTCGCCCCGGCGCATGTGCTGTACGCGCGCCAAGGCTTCGCGCCCTGCGGTCCGTTCGGCGATTACATCGACGATCCCTTCAGCACCTTCATGACCCGCACGCTGGACGACTGA
- a CDS encoding NAD(P)/FAD-dependent oxidoreductase, whose product MSVVPAPASTALPSTEWDVIVLGAGAAGLMAAIAAGQRGRRVLVVDHANKVGKKILMSGGGHCNFTNTGTTPAQYLSDNPHFCKSALARYTPQDFIELVDRHGIAWHEKELGQLFCDGSSKQIVQLLLDEADAVGVQLRTHCTVQLPRRVDDGYVIDTAAGRLRCASLIVATGGLSIPSMGASGFGYDLARGFGHTLVPTRAGLVPLTLSGKHQERLDELSGVALDVEAGCNGAFFRNRMLVTHRGISGPAILQISSYWQPGDDLRLDLLPGRDALAWLQTQQAERPGTELKNVLAELMPRRFAQRLCEIWLPNRPMKQFTPPQLQDAAALLQAWPLVASGTEGYRTAEVTLGGVDTGGVSSRTMESQHAPGLYFIGEVLDVTGWLGGYNFQWAWASGMAAGSAA is encoded by the coding sequence ATGTCCGTTGTTCCTGCCCCCGCCTCCACCGCCCTGCCGTCCACCGAGTGGGACGTCATCGTGCTGGGCGCCGGCGCGGCCGGCCTGATGGCGGCGATCGCGGCCGGCCAGCGCGGGCGCCGCGTGCTGGTGGTCGACCACGCGAACAAGGTCGGCAAGAAGATCCTGATGTCGGGCGGCGGCCACTGCAATTTCACCAACACCGGCACCACGCCGGCCCAGTACCTCTCGGACAACCCGCACTTCTGCAAGTCCGCGCTGGCACGCTACACGCCGCAGGATTTCATCGAGCTGGTCGACCGCCACGGCATCGCCTGGCACGAGAAAGAGCTGGGCCAGCTGTTCTGCGATGGCTCCTCGAAGCAGATCGTGCAGTTGCTGCTCGACGAGGCCGACGCCGTCGGCGTGCAGCTGCGCACGCACTGCACGGTGCAGTTGCCGCGACGCGTCGACGACGGCTACGTGATCGACACCGCAGCCGGGCGACTGCGCTGCGCCTCGCTGATCGTCGCGACCGGCGGCCTGTCGATTCCGAGCATGGGCGCTAGCGGCTTCGGCTACGACCTCGCGCGCGGCTTCGGCCACACGCTGGTGCCGACGCGCGCGGGCCTGGTGCCGCTGACGCTCAGTGGCAAACACCAGGAACGACTGGACGAACTCTCCGGCGTCGCACTCGATGTCGAAGCCGGCTGCAACGGCGCGTTCTTCCGCAACCGCATGTTGGTCACGCACCGCGGCATCAGCGGCCCTGCGATCCTGCAGATCTCGTCCTACTGGCAACCCGGCGACGATCTGCGTCTGGACCTGCTGCCTGGCCGCGATGCGCTGGCGTGGCTGCAGACGCAGCAGGCCGAGCGCCCCGGCACCGAACTGAAGAACGTGCTGGCCGAACTGATGCCACGCCGGTTCGCGCAGCGCTTGTGCGAGATCTGGCTGCCGAACCGGCCAATGAAGCAGTTCACCCCGCCGCAGCTGCAGGACGCCGCCGCGCTGCTGCAGGCCTGGCCGCTGGTCGCCAGCGGCACCGAGGGCTACCGCACAGCTGAGGTCACGCTTGGCGGCGTGGATACCGGCGGCGTGTCGTCGCGCACGATGGAATCACAGCACGCGCCCGGGCTGTACTTCATCGGCGAAGTGCTCGACGTCACCGGATGGCTCGGCGGCTACAACTTCCAGTGGGCCTGGGCCTCGGGCATGGCGGCGGGCAGCGCGGCCTAG
- a CDS encoding UDP-N-acetylglucosamine--N-acetylmuramyl-(pentapeptide) pyrophosphoryl-undecaprenol N-acetylglucosamine transferase — protein sequence MSHVSPASLPTIACAAGGTGGHLFPAEALARELQRRGHPVVIYTERRGAAYTQALAGLDHVVLPARSLEGGLSGKLAAGLTILRATAQARADMRRRGVRLLVGFGGYPSFAPALAARSRALPLLLHEQGARLSMANRKLLRFADGVATSFPDTAGLDGFDAARIVDTGNPVRQAILDARGDYPLLDAAAPLRLLVVGGSQSARVFGDVVPPALLQLPGSIRQRLQVSLQYKGDATDQIERTLRDAGIDATVRPFFDDMGARLRDAHLVITRAGATTAADLLTVGRPAVLVPIPAGGSRDEQRRNAETLAAAGIGWCVPESELTPEHLSKLLADAFASPTVLPDAARASAALGRPQAASTLADLVQSTLARHA from the coding sequence ATGTCGCACGTGTCTCCCGCATCGCTTCCCACCATCGCCTGCGCCGCTGGCGGCACCGGCGGGCATCTGTTTCCGGCCGAGGCGCTGGCGCGTGAACTGCAGCGCCGCGGACATCCGGTGGTGATCTACACCGAGCGCCGCGGCGCTGCGTACACGCAGGCGCTCGCCGGGCTCGACCACGTGGTGCTGCCGGCACGCAGCCTTGAAGGTGGGCTGTCGGGCAAGCTGGCGGCCGGCCTGACGATCCTGCGCGCGACGGCGCAGGCACGCGCCGACATGCGCCGTCGCGGCGTGCGTCTGCTGGTCGGGTTTGGTGGCTATCCGAGCTTCGCGCCAGCGTTGGCGGCCAGGAGCCGCGCGCTGCCGCTGCTGCTGCACGAGCAGGGCGCGCGCCTGAGCATGGCCAACCGCAAACTGCTGCGCTTCGCCGATGGCGTGGCGACGTCGTTCCCGGACACCGCCGGTCTCGACGGCTTCGACGCCGCGCGCATCGTCGACACCGGTAATCCCGTGCGCCAGGCGATCCTCGATGCGCGCGGCGACTATCCATTGCTCGATGCGGCTGCACCGCTGCGCCTGCTCGTCGTCGGCGGCAGCCAGAGCGCGCGCGTGTTCGGTGACGTCGTGCCGCCGGCTCTGCTGCAACTGCCCGGATCGATCCGCCAACGTCTGCAGGTCTCGCTGCAATACAAGGGTGATGCGACCGACCAGATCGAACGCACGCTGCGCGACGCCGGCATCGACGCGACCGTGCGGCCGTTCTTCGACGACATGGGCGCACGCCTGCGCGATGCGCATCTGGTGATCACCCGCGCCGGCGCGACCACGGCTGCCGATCTGCTCACCGTCGGCCGTCCGGCGGTGCTGGTCCCGATTCCCGCCGGCGGCTCGCGCGACGAGCAGCGCCGCAACGCCGAAACGCTGGCCGCGGCCGGCATCGGCTGGTGTGTGCCCGAATCCGAACTCACGCCCGAGCATCTGTCGAAGTTGCTCGCAGACGCCTTCGCATCGCCGACCGTCCTGCCCGATGCCGCGCGCGCCTCGGCGGCGCTCGGTCGACCGCAGGCCGCGTCGACGCTGGCCGATCTCGTGCAGTCCACGCTGGCCCGGCACGCATGA
- a CDS encoding 3-deoxy-7-phosphoheptulonate synthase — MPPHTDDLRIRDLQPLTPPATLLAELPCSDAMSTTVADARAACHAILHGEDDRLIVIVGPCSIHDPVAAMEYAHRLRALRDTHGDALELVMRVYFEKPRTTIGWKGLINDPDLDGSFHIDKGLRLARGLLREVNALGLPAGVEFLDIISPQYIADLVAWGAIGARTTESQVHREMASGLSCPVGFKNGTGGDVRIAVDAVGAASHPHHFLAVGKDGRCAVASTSGNLDCHVILRGGAVPNYDAAHVESASGVLQAQGLRAALMIDASHANSSKNADNQPKVIGDIARQLESGERRIVGAMIESHLVAGKQALVPGAPLVYGQSITDGCIDWGTTVRTLDRLADAVRTRRAPADSQAA; from the coding sequence ATGCCCCCGCACACCGACGACCTCCGCATCCGCGACCTGCAACCGCTGACCCCGCCCGCCACGCTGCTCGCCGAACTGCCCTGCAGTGACGCGATGTCGACGACCGTCGCCGACGCCCGCGCGGCCTGCCACGCGATCCTGCACGGCGAGGACGACCGCTTGATCGTCATCGTCGGCCCGTGCTCGATCCACGACCCGGTCGCGGCGATGGAGTACGCGCACCGCCTGCGCGCGCTGCGCGACACGCATGGCGACGCGCTGGAACTGGTGATGCGCGTGTACTTCGAGAAGCCGCGCACGACGATCGGCTGGAAGGGTCTGATCAACGATCCCGATCTCGACGGCAGCTTCCACATCGACAAAGGCCTTCGTCTGGCGCGCGGGCTGCTGCGCGAGGTCAATGCGCTGGGCCTGCCGGCTGGTGTCGAATTCCTCGACATCATCAGCCCGCAATACATCGCCGATCTGGTGGCCTGGGGCGCGATCGGTGCGCGCACGACCGAGAGCCAGGTGCATCGCGAGATGGCGTCGGGGTTGTCGTGTCCGGTCGGCTTCAAGAACGGCACCGGCGGCGACGTGCGCATTGCGGTGGATGCGGTCGGCGCGGCCTCGCATCCGCACCATTTCCTCGCCGTCGGCAAGGACGGGCGCTGCGCGGTGGCCTCGACGTCCGGCAATCTGGATTGCCACGTGATCCTGCGCGGCGGCGCGGTGCCCAACTACGACGCGGCGCACGTCGAGTCTGCATCGGGCGTGCTGCAGGCGCAGGGTCTGCGCGCGGCGTTGATGATCGATGCCAGCCACGCCAACAGCAGCAAGAATGCCGACAACCAGCCGAAGGTCATCGGTGACATCGCGCGTCAGCTCGAAAGCGGCGAGCGCCGCATCGTCGGCGCGATGATCGAAAGCCATCTCGTTGCAGGCAAGCAGGCGCTGGTGCCGGGCGCGCCGCTGGTCTACGGCCAGAGCATCACCGACGGCTGCATCGACTGGGGCACGACGGTGCGCACGCTCGACCGTCTCGCGGATGCGGTGCGGACGCGCCGCGCGCCGGCGGATTCGCAGGCGGCCTGA
- a CDS encoding NAD(P)/FAD-dependent oxidoreductase, with amino-acid sequence MDLKSGYPFWAVRNGLMHAFPRLEADVACDVLVIGGGITGALIADELATHGNSVVVVEQRDIAWGSTAASTALLQYEIDTHLVDLAKRYGEDDAAMAYRACGESIDMLGEVARGLRDVDFERADSLYYASRRRDVASLREEYDARRRHGFDIEYLESEPLKAEYMIDAPAALRSKQAAQVDPYRFASRLLARLVKRGAQVFDRTAILRLDARPRDVVATTDNGARIRARHVVIAAGYASQHWLPKQVARNRSSYAFVTDPISEAQLGPLTHTLVWETARPYLYMRTTGDRRLLIGGEDDDVDVPARRDARVEKKARVLMKQIAKIRPDLDLTPTFSWAGTFAETEDGLPFFGPHAATGKRVHFAMAYGGNGITYSMLGAGLLRALIERRKHPLAALFSFDRLDR; translated from the coding sequence ATGGACCTCAAGAGCGGTTACCCCTTCTGGGCCGTGCGCAACGGTCTGATGCACGCGTTCCCGCGGCTTGAAGCCGACGTGGCCTGCGACGTGCTGGTCATCGGCGGCGGCATCACCGGCGCGTTGATCGCCGACGAACTCGCCACGCACGGAAATTCGGTCGTCGTCGTCGAGCAGCGCGACATCGCCTGGGGCAGCACGGCCGCGAGCACCGCGCTGCTGCAGTACGAGATCGACACCCATCTGGTGGATCTGGCCAAGCGCTACGGCGAGGACGATGCCGCAATGGCGTATCGCGCCTGCGGCGAGTCGATCGACATGCTGGGCGAGGTCGCACGCGGCCTGCGCGATGTGGATTTCGAACGCGCCGACAGCCTGTACTACGCCAGCCGCAGGCGCGACGTCGCCAGCCTGCGCGAGGAATACGACGCGCGTCGACGCCACGGCTTCGACATCGAGTATCTGGAATCGGAACCGCTGAAGGCCGAATACATGATCGACGCGCCCGCTGCGCTGCGCAGCAAGCAGGCTGCGCAGGTCGATCCCTACCGCTTCGCGTCACGGCTGCTCGCGCGACTGGTGAAGCGTGGCGCGCAGGTGTTCGACCGCACCGCGATCCTGCGGCTCGATGCGCGTCCGCGCGATGTCGTCGCGACTACCGACAACGGCGCGCGCATCCGCGCCCGCCACGTCGTGATCGCTGCCGGCTACGCCAGCCAGCACTGGCTGCCGAAGCAGGTCGCGCGCAACCGCAGCAGCTATGCCTTCGTCACCGATCCGATCTCCGAAGCCCAGCTCGGTCCGCTCACCCACACCCTGGTCTGGGAAACCGCGCGGCCCTATCTCTACATGCGAACCACCGGCGACCGGCGCCTGCTGATCGGCGGCGAGGACGACGATGTCGACGTGCCCGCAAGGCGCGACGCGCGCGTGGAGAAGAAGGCGCGCGTGCTGATGAAACAGATCGCGAAGATACGCCCGGATCTCGACCTGACGCCCACGTTCTCCTGGGCCGGCACCTTCGCCGAAACCGAAGACGGCCTGCCGTTCTTCGGCCCGCACGCCGCGACGGGCAAGCGCGTGCATTTCGCGATGGCCTATGGCGGCAACGGCATCACCTATTCGATGCTGGGCGCCGGCCTGCTGCGGGCGCTGATCGAGCGGCGCAAACATCCGCTGGCGGCCCTGTTTTCCTTCGATCGTCTGGACCGCTGA